The Actinomycetota bacterium genomic sequence CCAGGCTGCTAAACCCCACCAGGATCATGGCTTCTCCTCCTCCGCCATGGCCAATCCCATACATCAAGCCTTTATGGTAAGTCCTATTCTTTATGATTAAACCCAGTCCTATAACCCTTACCCCTTCCTCAAATAAGGCCGCCGTAAAAGAGGCAAACAGGCCGGAAAGAACTATAAAGGTTTCCATGGTGAATCTTTGATTAAGCCATAGAGATACCCAGCTATTCAGTGGTATGCGTATCAGGGATAATAAAAATAAGCCAATTCCTAAAAAGAATATGGCCCAGGATACCCTGTATTTTTTCCAGATCCATATTGCTAATGCTATAGGGAGGCCAATCTCTATTAATATTGCCACTATGGAAGCAAGGTCAAACCAATCCATTTTTCTTCCTTTCCTTTAAAAAATTACTAAAATTATAATGCTGTCTATACTGCCTTTACAAGCATAAAAGTCTATTTACATTAATATTAAATTTGTCTAATTGGCTAAAAGCCATTAAAATCATTTTCAGTAAGTTAAGGCATGCTATGGGGGCAAGGCCGCTAGACCTTGCGGTATCAGTTTGGTTAACGGTGAAGCCCGCTATAGAATTAAATAATTTCTAGACAGGAAGGTAAACCAATCAATATGGATTTGGTAACCGGTGCCACCGGCCACTTGGGAAACGTCCTAGTAAGGGAACTCCTGGCTGCTGGGAAAAAAGTGAGGGTGCTGTTGAGGCCAGAATCAAAACATCAGTGCCTGGATAACCTGGAACTGGAAAAATTCTACGGAGACATAACCAGCCTGGATTCAGTCATATCTGCCTGCCGTAATGTGGAAAATGTATACCATACTGCAGCGGAGATATCCATTATGCCTGGCCGCAGCCAACGCCTTTCTATGGTAAACTTGCAGGGAACTAAAAACATTATTGAAGCTTGCCGTATTAACCAGGTAAAGAGGCTTCTTTATACCAGCTCCATCCATGCCCTGGCAGAAACAACTGCAGGTATAGTTATTGATGAAAATACTTGTTTTGACCCCCATAATCCCAGAGGTGCTTATGACCGGACTAAAGCAGCTGCCAGCCTGGAAGTTTTAAAGGCTTCCGGCAATGGCCTTGAGGCCATGGTGCTATGCCCCACTGCATTTATTGGACCTTATGATTACAAGATCTCTTTTTTGGGCCAATTCTTTTTAGATTATGCTAAAGGAAACTATAGGTTTATGCTTAATGGAGCTTATGATTGTGTCGACGTAAGGGATGTGGCCAGGGGCCACATTTCAGCGGCTGCCCTTGGCAGGCCGGGACAGGTATACCTGTTGTCAGGGCACTGGGTAGATATGAAGCAGATGACCCAGATGTTGGAAACAATTACCGGAATAAAGCCTCCCCGGTTTTGGCTGGGCAAGGGGCTGGCTGGCATTATTTCCTACCTGAGCACTTTATATCATTTTTTATCCCGCTCCAAACCCCAATTTACCCGATATTCATGGTGTACCATAAACAGCAATTTTCAGATTTCCAACCAGAAAGCCAGGAAAGAGTTGAATTATTATCCCCGGCCCTTGGCTGATTCCTTAAAAGATACAGTCAGCTGGTACTTAAGCCTTACTGGTCCTTATCCTGAAGCTCCATGAGTTCCTTAATCTTTTTCTGCTCCCATTCCTGGCCGGGAAATCGGGAAAAAACAAACACTCCCATGGCATGCCAGAATATTCCTATTCCCCAGAACAGGGTTACCCAGTAAAACCATAAGTCACGGGGGCTGGTTACTAGATTTATTATTAGCAAAGTAAGGTTAACCCCCAAATAAGCAAACAGGTGCCCGTAGAACCCCTTTATTTCTTCCACTCTTTTCTTAGCTTGCTTATATTTTTCCTCGTCCATTTCTATCCTCCTTAATTACTGGATATTATATTTATAAACTTTTCTACCAAATTAGGATCAAACTGTATTCCTGAATATTTTCGTAACTGCCCCAAGGCCTGTTTATGGCTGAGTGCTTTGCGGTAGGGCCGTCCTTTTACCATGGCATCATAGGCATCAATTATTGCTATGGCCCTGGCCATAAGGGGTATTTCTTCCCCCTTTAACCTTTGAGGGGAACCGCTTCCATCCCACCATTCATGATGGGACAATATGGCATCAGCTAGATTTAACAGCTGCGGGGTGGGTTCGGAAATTCGGTATCCTGTTTCGGGATGTTTTTTTATTACCTCCCATTCTGAACTGCTTAGTTTATCCCTTTTATTTAATATGCTTACCGGTACAGTTATCTTGCCTATATCATAGATGCCCGCCAGCATTTTTAGGTCTTTGACCTTGTGTTCCGGTAAATCCATGCTCCGCCCGAATTCTGCAGCCAGGTTTTCTAAAAACCTAATATGCTGTACCGATTGCCTACTCTTCTGCCTCAATTTATCCAGTAAAGAATCCAGTATGCCGCCATAGACACTTTTTCTTTCCATCACTTTTTGGGCATACATATTGCTTTCAGCTTTTTTTAATGTGGCAGCGATGCTTTCCTTGGGGATTGATTTAGTAGCAGCGCCTATAGATATGCTTAAGCTTATCTCTCCGCTTTCCATGTTTTTGCATGCCTTCTGGACCCTATTCATCAGCCGCTCTGCTGCTGCCGGGCTAAAGCGGGGAAGCAGTATAGCAAATTCGTCTCCGCCCCACCTGGCAATTATGTCCTCTTTGCGGCAGCTGGTTAATAGGACTTCTGCCGCCTGCTGCAATAGCCGGTCCCCTGCCTTATGGCCAAAAGCATCATTGGTTAGCTTTAAGCCATTTAAGTCTGCTATGATTATGGTAAGGGGGAGCTGCCTTGATGTGTTCAGCCTTTTTAGCTCTTCTTCAAAATATTGGCGGTTATAGAGCCCGGTAAGCATATCCTTAAATCCATAACTGCTTTCTTCCAGGTGTTTGTGGTTTACCTCTACTGCGGTGATTATTATATGTTTCTGGTTATCGGAAATATGCAGCCTGCATTTGGCTTCAATATTTATAAGGTGCCCATCCCTGGCTGTAGTGAGCAGGCCCAAACTGACGGTTTTCCCCCTTGGCAGCCACCGAACCAGGTCTGCACAGGACTGGGGCATATGTGGGAAAAGAATCCTGCTGAAATCAAGGCCTTTCATTTGGTATTTGGTGTACCCGTAAGCATCACAGGCAGCCTGATTGGCTTCTATTATTTTTGTATTTCCCGTTTCTAGAAGACCTAATACCCAAACATAAACAGGTATTTGGTCCAATAGGGCAGTATATCTTTTTTTTAACTGATTTAATTGCCGGCGGTCTGTAATATCGGTTATAGCCAATAGTAACACATCTTGGCTTAATTTTTGGATAATGGGGTTTACCTTCAAATACAGCTGCTGGTTTTCTTTACCTGAACCCCTATTAAGAGTTAAAGCCACTGCCTTCTGGCTTTCTAAGGCTTTGGTTATTAATTTTTCCAGCTGCCTCAATTGGCTTTTAGAAAACAGGTTCAATTGGGCTATAGATTTGCCCTTTACCCCAGACAGTGTATAACCGCACTGCCTGGCAAATTCTTTATTGCCTTCAATAATATTTCCTTTACTGTCAATTATTGCAGCCGGAGTTAAGCTTTTTTTAAACAGGGTTTGGTAATCTATTTCATATTTATGGCCAGATTTTAGTATGCTCATCTATTTCTTGAAGTATTATATTTATATAATGATTTAATTATATTACTAATAAGGGTAAAAAATAAGGGGGTTCTAACCTATGGATAAATTAATGCAGGGGCCCTGTTATGTCTACCTGGGGAGGGTTTTTTAATATTTCCTGCTCCGCTTCCTTAAAACTTAACAGCTTCCTTTTAGCTCCCTTATACTTTAATACCGATTGAGAATTAGCCAGTGCAATCTTTAGGCTTTTTTCCACGTTGCATCCATGGATAATACCGGCCAAAAAGGAGCTGGCAAAACTGTCCCCGGCTCCAGTTACTTCCACTATCCTTATATCCTGGGGGTAGATTACATAATAGATATTGTGTTCATCCAAGCAATGGGCCGGTTTTGGGCCATCAGTAATTATTACTGTCCGGGGTCCGGTTTTTCTTAATTTTTTTAGCTTATCCAGTGGTTTGCCCTGGCCTACCAGATAAGTTGCTTCTTCCTGGTTAAGCACCAGTATATGGGTATTATCCATAACAGGTGCCAGGTATTCAATGCCTTTTTCGGCCAGGTAGCTGCTGGGGTTAAACACCACCTTGATTTGGTTATCACGGGCATAAAGGGCCAAGCGCTTTAAGGCTTCAAATGACTTGCCCATCATAGTGCATATGTAAAACCATTTGGCTTTTAGGCAGCCGATATCCAGCTGGTCAAAGTCCAGGTTATCATTAACCCCTTTATAAGCCAGTACCGTTCTTTTGCGTTCAATACTGTCCAATATTATGGAGTAGCCGGTTTTTTCATGCTCCAGCTCAGATCTTGAACCCAAAAAATCCACTCCCTCCCGGTTAAGCTCCTCTATTATCTTATGGGCATTATCATCGGCTCCCAGCTTACCTACATAACCTACCGACAATCCCATCCTGGCCAGAGCTACGGCGGTGTTAATGCCTCCTCCCCCTGTATCAAAATCCAGCTCATTTATAAGCAGCTTGGAACCAGAAGGGTAAGAAATATAGCACTCTTCTCCCTCCAGGGTTTTTATGCATATGGATTCAGAACGGTCGGTGTAGGCAAATACATCCAGGGTGTTGGAACCTATGGTTATAACATCATACATATTTAAAGATTATTCAAGTACTCATAAGCACTGAGTACTGCGCTGG encodes the following:
- a CDS encoding YhfC family glutamic-type intramembrane protease is translated as MDWFDLASIVAILIEIGLPIALAIWIWKKYRVSWAIFFLGIGLFLLSLIRIPLNSWVSLWLNQRFTMETFIVLSGLFASFTAALFEEGVRVIGLGLIIKNRTYHKGLMYGIGHGGGGEAMILVGFSSLANYVVYRFLPQLVPGIEQMYAGIAWYMPLVGALERIFAITVQIFLSILIVQAFIQKRYYYIAVAFVVHLLLDFLAVYANYKFSTLIAEAVVFVFALASIIFIIMMRPKKAEDADTRPW
- a CDS encoding SDR family oxidoreductase, which gives rise to MDLVTGATGHLGNVLVRELLAAGKKVRVLLRPESKHQCLDNLELEKFYGDITSLDSVISACRNVENVYHTAAEISIMPGRSQRLSMVNLQGTKNIIEACRINQVKRLLYTSSIHALAETTAGIVIDENTCFDPHNPRGAYDRTKAAASLEVLKASGNGLEAMVLCPTAFIGPYDYKISFLGQFFLDYAKGNYRFMLNGAYDCVDVRDVARGHISAAALGRPGQVYLLSGHWVDMKQMTQMLETITGIKPPRFWLGKGLAGIISYLSTLYHFLSRSKPQFTRYSWCTINSNFQISNQKARKELNYYPRPLADSLKDTVSWYLSLTGPYPEAP
- a CDS encoding carbohydrate kinase family protein; this encodes MYDVITIGSNTLDVFAYTDRSESICIKTLEGEECYISYPSGSKLLINELDFDTGGGGINTAVALARMGLSVGYVGKLGADDNAHKIIEELNREGVDFLGSRSELEHEKTGYSIILDSIERKRTVLAYKGVNDNLDFDQLDIGCLKAKWFYICTMMGKSFEALKRLALYARDNQIKVVFNPSSYLAEKGIEYLAPVMDNTHILVLNQEEATYLVGQGKPLDKLKKLRKTGPRTVIITDGPKPAHCLDEHNIYYVIYPQDIRIVEVTGAGDSFASSFLAGIIHGCNVEKSLKIALANSQSVLKYKGAKRKLLSFKEAEQEILKNPPQVDITGPLH
- a CDS encoding 2TM domain-containing protein encodes the protein MDEEKYKQAKKRVEEIKGFYGHLFAYLGVNLTLLIINLVTSPRDLWFYWVTLFWGIGIFWHAMGVFVFSRFPGQEWEQKKIKELMELQDKDQ
- a CDS encoding diguanylate cyclase codes for the protein MSILKSGHKYEIDYQTLFKKSLTPAAIIDSKGNIIEGNKEFARQCGYTLSGVKGKSIAQLNLFSKSQLRQLEKLITKALESQKAVALTLNRGSGKENQQLYLKVNPIIQKLSQDVLLLAITDITDRRQLNQLKKRYTALLDQIPVYVWVLGLLETGNTKIIEANQAACDAYGYTKYQMKGLDFSRILFPHMPQSCADLVRWLPRGKTVSLGLLTTARDGHLINIEAKCRLHISDNQKHIIITAVEVNHKHLEESSYGFKDMLTGLYNRQYFEEELKRLNTSRQLPLTIIIADLNGLKLTNDAFGHKAGDRLLQQAAEVLLTSCRKEDIIARWGGDEFAILLPRFSPAAAERLMNRVQKACKNMESGEISLSISIGAATKSIPKESIAATLKKAESNMYAQKVMERKSVYGGILDSLLDKLRQKSRQSVQHIRFLENLAAEFGRSMDLPEHKVKDLKMLAGIYDIGKITVPVSILNKRDKLSSSEWEVIKKHPETGYRISEPTPQLLNLADAILSHHEWWDGSGSPQRLKGEEIPLMARAIAIIDAYDAMVKGRPYRKALSHKQALGQLRKYSGIQFDPNLVEKFINIISSN